The proteins below come from a single bacterium genomic window:
- a CDS encoding phosphatidylglycerophosphatase A, protein MGRLLINAFATFLGTGLAPFAPATVASLGVTLLWGLASPVPLAAQVGLLALVVALGVPAATWMERRHGKDPHRVVCDEVAGMLVTYFGLTTGWAGWLAGFLWFRVFDIAKPFPIRRLEALPGGWGIMCDDLLAGVYAHLLLRVTLSVTGW, encoded by the coding sequence GTGGGGCGTCTGCTGATCAACGCCTTCGCCACCTTCCTCGGGACGGGGCTGGCGCCCTTCGCGCCGGCCACGGTCGCCAGCCTGGGTGTGACCTTGCTGTGGGGGCTGGCGTCGCCGGTGCCCTTGGCCGCCCAGGTCGGCCTGCTCGCGCTGGTCGTGGCGCTGGGCGTGCCGGCGGCCACCTGGATGGAGCGGCGACACGGCAAGGACCCGCACCGCGTGGTCTGCGACGAGGTGGCCGGCATGCTGGTCACCTACTTCGGCCTCACCACGGGCTGGGCCGGCTGGCTGGCCGGTTTCCTGTGGTTCCGCGTCTTCGACATCGCCAAGCCGTTCCCGATCCGCAGGCTGGAAGCCCTGCCCGGCGGCTGGGGCATCATGTGCGACGACCTGCTGGCGGGCGTGTACGCCCACCTGCTGCTGCGCGTCACCCTGTCCGTGACGGGTTGGTGA